One stretch of Streptomyces hygroscopicus DNA includes these proteins:
- a CDS encoding ABC transporter → MSGLLEISGLTVAFGRRDARPVLDGVELSVGEGEIVGVIGETGSGKTTLARTAVGLVPARSGRVVFDGREVSGLRGRALRAFRRSGRLSYAFQDPLRALDPELTVRRAVAEPLAVAGDLGDAEIAARVDEALETVGLDPARLGDRLPGAISGGQRQRVLLARAIVTRPRLLIADEPVSALDASNRNRVLRLLERLRTERGMAVVVISHDLSSLAGIADRVAVLYRGRVVEQGPVREVFGRPMHPYTALLIASAPSVRAGGGPGAAALRPAAEPPAWTAREGCVFGHRCPFVIGSCRTAPAPAPVGQGRTAACHRVPQWRELVAGAAPPVTAKGSPELVAAAGETDKEAGR, encoded by the coding sequence ATGAGCGGGCTGCTGGAGATCTCCGGCCTGACCGTGGCCTTCGGCCGGCGGGACGCGCGGCCGGTGCTGGACGGTGTGGAGCTGTCCGTGGGCGAGGGCGAGATCGTCGGGGTCATCGGGGAGACCGGCTCCGGCAAGACCACGCTGGCCCGTACGGCCGTGGGCCTGGTCCCTGCGCGCTCGGGCCGGGTGGTCTTCGACGGGCGCGAGGTCTCCGGGCTGCGAGGGCGCGCGCTGCGGGCGTTCCGCCGTTCGGGGCGGCTGAGTTACGCGTTCCAGGATCCGCTGCGGGCCCTGGATCCGGAGCTGACGGTCCGGCGGGCGGTGGCCGAGCCACTCGCCGTCGCGGGCGATCTCGGCGACGCGGAGATCGCCGCACGGGTGGACGAGGCGCTGGAGACGGTGGGCCTGGACCCGGCGCGCCTCGGCGATCGGCTGCCGGGCGCGATCTCCGGCGGTCAGCGCCAGCGGGTGCTGCTCGCGCGGGCGATCGTCACCCGGCCCCGGCTGCTGATCGCCGATGAGCCGGTGAGCGCCCTGGACGCCTCCAACCGCAACCGGGTGCTGCGGCTGCTGGAGCGGCTGCGCACCGAGCGCGGGATGGCCGTCGTCGTCATCTCGCACGACCTCAGCTCGCTGGCGGGCATCGCCGACCGGGTGGCGGTGCTGTACCGCGGCCGGGTGGTGGAACAGGGGCCCGTACGGGAGGTGTTCGGCCGGCCGATGCATCCGTACACCGCGCTGCTGATCGCCTCCGCGCCGAGCGTACGCGCCGGGGGCGGGCCGGGCGCGGCGGCGCTGCGCCCGGCGGCGGAACCGCCCGCCTGGACGGCGCGGGAGGGCTGTGTCTTCGGCCACCGCTGCCCGTTCGTCATCGGCTCCTGCCGCACCGCGCCCGCGCCGGCCCCGGTGGGCCAGGGGCGCACCGCCGCCTGCCACCGGGTGCCCCAGTGGCGTGAGCTGGTGGCCGGGGCGGCTCCCCCGGTCACCGCGAAAGGGTCGCCGGAGCTGGTGGCGGCCGCCGGAGAAACAGACAAGGAAGCCGGGCGGTGA
- a CDS encoding alkanesulfonate monooxygenase: protein MSVEFIGMIGTHEVSEIHPARGPVVDAEYTLRFARAHEDAGFDRVLIGYGSATPDGAQVAAYVAARTERLGLLVAHRPGFVAPTLAARTFATLDQFSGGRVAVHIISGGRDAEQRRDGDYLGKDDRYARTDEYLEILKRAWTDEEPFGHDGRFYRFEDFHAEVRPHQRPRIPLYFGGSSEAAYAVGGRHADTFALWGEPLAETAEQIASVHRAAKAAGRTEPPGISVSFRPILGATEEQAWERAHRILDTIRAHGPAGSFTSSRWGREALGSPTTGGTDPQNVGSQRLLAAAARGELHDRALWTATAAATGAAGNSTALVGTPETVAKALLDYVDIGVTTLLIRGYDPLDDAVGYGRELLPLVRQELAHRAGGGAA, encoded by the coding sequence ATGTCCGTCGAGTTCATCGGAATGATCGGCACCCATGAGGTGTCCGAGATCCACCCGGCCCGTGGCCCCGTCGTGGACGCCGAGTACACCCTGCGGTTCGCCCGCGCCCATGAGGACGCGGGCTTCGACCGGGTGCTGATCGGCTATGGCTCCGCCACCCCGGACGGCGCCCAGGTGGCCGCGTATGTCGCCGCGCGCACCGAGCGGCTCGGGCTGCTGGTGGCCCATCGGCCCGGCTTCGTGGCGCCCACCCTGGCCGCCCGTACGTTCGCCACCCTCGACCAGTTCTCCGGCGGGCGGGTGGCCGTGCACATCATCAGCGGCGGGCGCGACGCCGAGCAGCGGCGGGACGGCGACTATCTGGGCAAGGACGACCGTTACGCCCGCACCGATGAGTATCTGGAGATCCTGAAGCGGGCGTGGACGGATGAGGAGCCATTCGGACACGACGGCCGCTTCTACCGCTTCGAGGACTTCCACGCCGAGGTCCGCCCCCATCAACGGCCGCGCATCCCGCTGTACTTCGGGGGCTCCTCCGAGGCGGCGTACGCCGTGGGCGGCAGGCACGCGGACACCTTCGCGCTGTGGGGCGAGCCGCTGGCCGAGACGGCGGAGCAGATCGCCTCCGTGCACCGGGCCGCCAAGGCCGCGGGCCGGACCGAGCCGCCGGGTATCAGCGTGTCCTTCCGGCCCATCCTCGGCGCGACCGAGGAACAGGCGTGGGAGCGGGCGCACCGGATCCTCGACACCATCAGGGCCCATGGTCCGGCGGGCTCCTTCACCTCCTCCCGGTGGGGGCGCGAGGCGCTCGGCTCACCCACGACCGGCGGCACCGACCCGCAGAACGTCGGTTCCCAGCGGCTGCTGGCCGCCGCCGCCCGGGGTGAGCTCCACGACCGGGCGCTGTGGACGGCGACCGCGGCCGCCACCGGGGCCGCCGGGAACTCCACGGCGCTGGTCGGCACCCCGGAGACGGTCGCGAAGGCGCTGCTGGACTACGTGGACATCGGCGTCACGACCCTGCTGATCCGCGGTTACGACCCGCTGGACGACGCCGTCGGCTACGGCCGTGAGCTGCTGCCGCTGGTCCGCCAGGAGCTGGCCCACCGGGCCGGTGGGGGCGCCGCGTAA
- a CDS encoding protease — protein sequence MSHKRVPKRKIVFAGAGAAAVAAAAILLPNANASQDDKTEAAQPKKVDAASAADIAAQLASQLGEAFGGAYYDKDKQQVIVNVVGDNNNVNVEVKSAGAVARSVDNSTKALQTAAKTLKTKATIPGTAWSVDPKTNELRVTADSTVTGAKWDTLESTVKSLGDGMATLKKSTGEFKPFVAGGDAIFGGGARCSLGFNVTTDSGAPAFLTAGHCGVAAEQWSDSQNGAPIGTVQDATFPGDGDFALVTYDDANTEAPSTVNTGDQNVDIVGAAEAAVGQQVQRMGSTTGLNDGSVTGLDATVNYPEGTVSGLIQTDVCAEPGDSGGPLFSADGNAIGLTSGGSGDCTSGGETFFQPVTTALEAVGAQIGDGGAAGGGGAADGGADDGGAAGDGAGADGAGGAAENG from the coding sequence TTGAGCCATAAACGCGTACCCAAGCGAAAGATCGTGTTCGCGGGGGCCGGGGCCGCCGCCGTCGCGGCGGCCGCGATACTGCTGCCCAACGCCAACGCCTCACAGGACGACAAGACCGAGGCCGCCCAGCCCAAGAAGGTGGACGCCGCCTCGGCGGCGGACATCGCGGCGCAGCTCGCGTCACAGCTGGGCGAGGCGTTCGGCGGGGCCTACTACGACAAGGACAAGCAGCAGGTCATCGTCAATGTCGTCGGCGACAACAACAATGTGAACGTCGAGGTCAAGAGCGCCGGCGCGGTGGCCAGAAGCGTCGACAACAGCACCAAGGCGCTGCAGACCGCCGCGAAGACGCTCAAGACCAAGGCCACCATCCCGGGCACCGCCTGGTCGGTGGACCCCAAGACCAATGAGCTGCGGGTCACGGCTGACTCCACCGTCACCGGGGCGAAGTGGGACACCCTCGAGTCCACCGTGAAATCGCTGGGCGACGGCATGGCCACCCTCAAGAAGTCCACGGGCGAGTTCAAGCCCTTCGTCGCGGGCGGCGACGCCATCTTCGGCGGCGGCGCGCGCTGCTCGCTGGGCTTCAACGTCACCACGGACAGCGGCGCCCCGGCGTTCCTCACTGCCGGCCACTGCGGCGTCGCCGCCGAGCAGTGGTCGGACTCCCAGAACGGCGCGCCGATCGGCACCGTGCAGGACGCCACCTTCCCCGGTGACGGTGATTTCGCGCTGGTCACCTATGACGACGCCAACACCGAGGCCCCGTCGACGGTGAACACCGGCGACCAGAACGTGGACATCGTCGGGGCCGCCGAGGCCGCGGTGGGCCAGCAGGTGCAGCGCATGGGCAGCACCACCGGGCTCAACGACGGCTCGGTCACCGGTCTGGACGCGACGGTCAACTACCCCGAGGGCACGGTCAGCGGGCTCATCCAGACCGATGTCTGCGCGGAGCCCGGCGACAGCGGCGGCCCGCTGTTCAGCGCGGACGGCAACGCCATCGGCCTGACCTCCGGCGGCAGCGGTGACTGCACCTCCGGCGGTGAGACCTTCTTCCAGCCGGTGACCACCGCGCTGGAGGCGGTCGGTGCGCAGATCGGGGACGGCGGCGCGGCCGGAGGCGGCGGCGCGGCGGACGGCGGCGCCGATGACGGCGGGGCCGCCGGGGACGGCGCGGGCGCGGACGGCGCCGGTGGGGCTGCCGAGAACGGCTGA
- a CDS encoding xanthine dehydrogenase — protein MTTLQRTVGAEVTRVEGREKVTGTALYAYEYPVPDALYAWAVQSTIPRGRVRAVDAGAARTLPGVIAVLDSRNAPRLHPTDDPELAVLQSADVAYRGQIVAAVVADTFETARQAAAAVRIEYDVDDHDSELMDGDPRIVVPDTVNGGYPGHTETGDVEAALAAAPVVLDATYTTPPEHTCAMEPHATIAVWDGDSLTLYNGDQGPWMTAGRLAELFGLPEGAVRIVADHTGGGFGSKAIPRPPTVLAALAARAAGRPVKVAATRQQMFTMVSYRTPTLQRVRLGAERDGRLTAIWHDALQQSSTLTPYCEQTVAATRMMYAARHRRTTHRLARLDVPTPSWMRAPGEAPGMFALESAMDELAVELGMDPIELRVVNEPSVDPESGQPFSSRNLVACLRDGAARFGWWGRDPAPGRRREGRWLVGTGVAAGNYPAITWPATATARVEPDGAFTVRIAAADIGTGARTALTQVAADELGVEIDRVTLDIGRSAYGQAPFAGGSMGTSSWGWAVSKACRALAKRLEESVGAIPPGGLEERADTAEDVAARREFSRHAYGAEFAEVRVDAVTGQVRVDRLLGMFAAGRIINPRTAGAQLRGAMCMGLSMALHEGLEVDPRFGDFANHDLASYHIAAHADVRDIQAHWIDEHDDELNPMGSKGVGELGIVGTAAAIANAVYHATGVRVRDLPITLERVRAGLPAH, from the coding sequence ATGACCACGCTCCAGCGGACCGTGGGCGCGGAGGTGACCCGTGTCGAAGGACGCGAGAAGGTCACCGGCACCGCGCTCTATGCCTATGAGTACCCGGTGCCGGACGCCCTGTACGCGTGGGCGGTGCAGTCCACCATCCCGCGCGGCAGGGTGCGCGCCGTCGACGCCGGAGCGGCCCGGACCCTGCCCGGGGTGATCGCCGTGCTCGACAGCCGCAACGCGCCCCGGCTGCACCCGACCGACGATCCCGAACTCGCGGTTCTGCAATCCGCCGACGTCGCCTACCGGGGGCAGATCGTGGCGGCCGTGGTGGCGGACACCTTCGAGACGGCCCGTCAGGCCGCGGCGGCGGTGCGGATCGAGTACGACGTGGACGACCACGACTCCGAGCTGATGGACGGCGATCCGCGCATCGTCGTCCCCGACACGGTCAACGGCGGCTACCCGGGGCACACCGAGACCGGCGATGTGGAGGCCGCCCTCGCGGCGGCGCCGGTCGTCCTCGACGCCACGTACACCACGCCCCCGGAGCACACCTGCGCGATGGAACCGCACGCCACCATCGCGGTCTGGGACGGGGACTCGCTCACTCTCTACAACGGCGATCAGGGCCCCTGGATGACGGCGGGCAGGCTGGCCGAGCTGTTCGGCCTGCCCGAGGGCGCCGTCCGGATCGTCGCCGACCACACCGGCGGAGGCTTCGGCTCCAAGGCGATCCCCCGCCCGCCCACGGTGCTCGCCGCGCTGGCCGCGCGCGCGGCGGGCCGCCCGGTCAAGGTGGCGGCCACTCGACAGCAGATGTTCACCATGGTTTCGTACCGGACGCCCACCCTGCAGCGCGTCCGCCTCGGTGCCGAGCGGGACGGCCGGCTCACCGCCATCTGGCACGACGCGCTCCAGCAAAGCTCCACGCTCACCCCGTACTGCGAGCAGACGGTCGCCGCGACCCGCATGATGTACGCCGCGCGCCACCGCCGCACCACCCATCGCCTGGCGCGGCTGGATGTGCCGACGCCCTCGTGGATGCGGGCCCCGGGCGAGGCGCCGGGGATGTTCGCGCTGGAGAGCGCGATGGACGAACTGGCCGTGGAGCTGGGCATGGACCCCATCGAACTGAGGGTGGTCAACGAGCCGTCGGTGGATCCGGAGTCCGGTCAGCCCTTCAGCAGCCGCAATCTGGTGGCATGTCTGCGGGATGGCGCGGCGCGCTTCGGCTGGTGGGGCCGCGATCCCGCCCCGGGGCGCCGCCGGGAGGGGCGCTGGCTGGTCGGCACCGGAGTGGCGGCGGGCAACTACCCCGCCATCACCTGGCCCGCCACCGCGACCGCCCGTGTCGAGCCCGACGGCGCGTTCACGGTACGGATCGCCGCGGCCGACATCGGCACCGGGGCCCGTACCGCGCTGACCCAGGTGGCGGCGGACGAACTCGGTGTGGAGATCGACCGGGTCACCCTCGACATCGGCCGCAGCGCCTACGGCCAGGCGCCGTTCGCGGGTGGCTCGATGGGCACGAGCTCCTGGGGATGGGCGGTGTCCAAGGCGTGCCGGGCGCTGGCCAAGCGGCTGGAGGAGTCCGTCGGCGCGATCCCGCCCGGCGGCCTGGAGGAACGGGCGGACACCGCCGAGGACGTCGCGGCGCGCCGGGAGTTCTCGCGCCACGCCTACGGCGCCGAGTTCGCGGAGGTGCGGGTGGACGCCGTCACCGGTCAGGTGCGGGTCGACCGGCTGCTGGGGATGTTCGCCGCCGGACGCATCATCAACCCCCGGACGGCCGGTGCACAGCTGCGCGGCGCCATGTGCATGGGGCTTTCGATGGCGCTGCACGAAGGGCTCGAAGTGGATCCGCGGTTCGGCGACTTCGCCAACCACGACCTGGCCTCGTACCACATCGCCGCCCACGCCGATGTGCGGGACATCCAGGCGCACTGGATCGATGAGCACGATGACGAACTCAACCCGATGGGCAGCAAGGGCGTCGGAGAGCTGGGCATCGTCGGCACGGCGGCGGCGATCGCCAACGCGGTGTACCACGCCACAGGGGTGCGGGTCCGCGATCTGCCGATCACGCTGGAACGGGTGCGCGCGGGGCTGCCCGCCCACTGA
- a CDS encoding FAD-binding molybdopterin dehydrogenase: MKPFAYERATDPQAAATLVADSTETVYLAGGTNLVDLMKLGVTEPAMLVDITQLPYDTIEHRPDGGVLIGALVSGSRLAGDPGVRERFPALAESLLSGASGQLRTVATTGGNLLQRTRCVYFQDVTKPCNKRQPETGCSAIQGLHRDLAVLGTSDFCVASHPSDMAVAMAALDAVVHLRRVNGSPRAVPLNDFYLLPGDTPDRETVLQPGDLITGVELPPPPEGAAMSYRKVRDRWSYAFAVVSVAAVAATDPDGTLREIRLGLGGVGTRPWRARETERLLLGRQPTEETLREAARAEFASAHPLPQNAFKIDLAVDVITSAVRDLVGGQRR; this comes from the coding sequence ATGAAGCCGTTCGCCTACGAGCGCGCCACCGACCCCCAGGCCGCCGCCACGCTCGTGGCCGACTCCACCGAGACGGTGTATCTGGCCGGGGGCACCAACCTGGTGGACCTGATGAAACTGGGGGTGACCGAGCCCGCCATGCTCGTCGACATCACCCAGCTCCCGTACGACACCATCGAGCACCGCCCCGACGGCGGCGTGCTCATCGGCGCGCTGGTATCGGGCAGCCGGCTCGCCGGAGACCCCGGCGTCCGCGAGCGCTTCCCGGCACTGGCCGAATCGCTGCTGTCCGGGGCCTCCGGGCAACTGCGGACCGTGGCCACCACCGGGGGCAATCTGTTGCAGCGCACCCGCTGTGTGTACTTCCAGGACGTCACCAAACCCTGCAACAAGCGGCAGCCGGAAACCGGCTGTTCGGCCATCCAGGGCCTCCACCGCGACCTGGCCGTGCTCGGCACCTCCGACTTCTGCGTGGCGAGCCACCCCTCGGACATGGCGGTGGCGATGGCCGCGCTCGACGCGGTCGTCCATCTGCGGCGGGTGAACGGCAGCCCCCGTGCGGTGCCGCTGAACGACTTCTATCTGCTGCCCGGTGACACACCGGACCGCGAGACGGTGCTGCAACCGGGTGATCTGATCACCGGTGTCGAGCTGCCACCGCCCCCCGAGGGCGCCGCCATGTCCTACCGCAAGGTCCGCGACCGCTGGTCCTACGCGTTCGCGGTGGTGTCGGTGGCCGCCGTGGCCGCCACGGACCCCGACGGCACACTGCGGGAGATCCGGCTGGGGCTCGGCGGCGTGGGCACCCGCCCCTGGCGGGCCCGCGAGACCGAGCGGCTGCTCCTCGGCCGGCAGCCGACCGAGGAGACCCTGCGGGAGGCGGCACGGGCCGAGTTCGCCTCGGCGCACCCGCTGCCACAGAACGCGTTCAAGATCGACCTCGCCGTGGATGTCATCACCTCGGCCGTGCGCGACCTCGTGGGAGGGCAGCGTCGATGA
- a CDS encoding (2Fe-2S)-binding protein encodes MRGAHPDARLSDVTAHAFHSDLTLRINGADRPLTLDHRVTLLDALREHLALTGVKKGCDHGQCGACTVLIDGERVNSCLVFAVAAQGRDITTIEGVAGLAAPEELHPLQRAFLEHDGFQCGYCTPGQICSAIGALTEAARGWPSHVTEDVAAGVGAPGDLDADEIRERMSGNLCRCGAYPGIVAAIREVAGADGDGSPARAGAAGGTR; translated from the coding sequence ATGCGGGGCGCCCACCCCGATGCCAGGCTGAGTGATGTGACAGCTCACGCGTTTCACAGCGATCTCACGCTGCGTATCAACGGTGCTGACCGCCCCCTCACCCTCGACCACCGGGTGACCCTGCTGGACGCCCTGCGCGAACACCTGGCACTGACCGGGGTCAAGAAGGGGTGCGACCACGGGCAGTGCGGGGCCTGCACCGTCCTGATCGACGGGGAGCGGGTCAACAGCTGCCTGGTGTTCGCCGTGGCCGCCCAGGGCCGCGACATCACCACCATCGAGGGCGTCGCGGGGCTCGCCGCCCCGGAGGAACTCCACCCGCTGCAGCGGGCGTTCCTGGAACACGACGGTTTCCAGTGCGGCTACTGCACACCGGGCCAGATCTGTTCCGCGATCGGCGCGCTCACCGAGGCCGCGCGCGGCTGGCCCAGCCATGTCACCGAGGACGTGGCGGCCGGGGTCGGCGCGCCGGGCGACCTGGACGCCGACGAGATCCGGGAGCGGATGAGCGGCAACCTGTGCCGCTGCGGGGCCTACCCCGGCATCGTGGCCGCCATCCGCGAGGTCGCCGGGGCCGACGGCGACGGGTCCCCGGCCCGCGCCGGCGCGGCGGGAGGCACGCGATGA
- a CDS encoding inorganic polyphosphate/ATP-NAD kinase — protein MAVNRLGMVVHQARPTAVAAAHTARAWAAAHGISCFELDVWRGDQPRRSAKQEAAAAGHPDLIVTFGGDGTFLRGARLAAVNGAAALGVNVGRVGFLTEITVDQVEDALDAVHDGRATIEERMLLTLRASRPLEMPEGMEALLRYGRGPVPPPPTVRPGRGPKEVGWGIPLDVIAVNDVVFEKLARDRQAGLGVYVSGQLLASYSADAIIVATPTGSTAYSFAAGGPVVSPHMDAVVFTPVAPHIAFDRTVVAAVDEAVAVRVLPTSGQVAVSLDGQLRGVLDPGDWVAAYRAPNRLRLVRLAPTRFYHRLRDRFRLADSPAADAAPPFYHPSSPVPPDLAHLRLAFDPLPPEPEHGE, from the coding sequence ATGGCTGTCAACCGGCTCGGCATGGTCGTCCACCAGGCCCGCCCCACCGCTGTCGCGGCGGCGCACACCGCCCGCGCATGGGCCGCTGCCCACGGCATCTCCTGCTTCGAACTGGACGTCTGGCGTGGCGACCAGCCCCGGCGCAGCGCCAAGCAGGAGGCCGCGGCCGCGGGCCACCCCGACCTGATCGTCACCTTCGGCGGCGACGGCACCTTTCTGCGCGGCGCCCGGCTCGCCGCCGTGAACGGGGCCGCGGCGCTGGGAGTGAACGTGGGGCGGGTCGGCTTCCTCACCGAGATCACCGTCGATCAGGTGGAGGACGCGCTGGACGCCGTCCACGACGGCCGTGCCACGATCGAGGAGCGGATGCTGCTCACCCTGCGGGCGTCCCGGCCACTGGAGATGCCCGAGGGCATGGAGGCGCTGCTGCGGTACGGGCGGGGCCCCGTGCCGCCGCCGCCCACGGTCCGCCCCGGCCGCGGGCCCAAGGAGGTCGGCTGGGGCATTCCGCTGGATGTCATCGCCGTCAACGACGTGGTCTTCGAAAAGCTCGCCCGCGACCGCCAGGCCGGGCTGGGAGTGTATGTGTCCGGGCAGTTGCTCGCCTCGTACTCGGCCGACGCGATCATCGTGGCCACCCCGACCGGCTCCACCGCCTACAGCTTCGCCGCCGGCGGCCCGGTGGTCTCCCCGCATATGGACGCGGTGGTCTTCACCCCGGTCGCCCCGCACATCGCCTTCGACCGCACCGTGGTGGCCGCGGTGGACGAGGCCGTCGCCGTGCGGGTCCTGCCGACCTCGGGGCAGGTGGCGGTCAGCCTCGACGGGCAGTTGCGCGGGGTGCTGGATCCGGGCGACTGGGTGGCCGCCTACCGGGCACCGAACCGGCTGCGGCTGGTACGGCTCGCGCCGACGCGCTTCTACCACCGGCTGCGGGACCGGTTCCGGCTGGCCGACTCGCCCGCCGCCGACGCGGCCCCGCCGTTCTACCACCCCAGCTCCCCGGTCCCCCCGGACCTGGCGCATCTGCGGCTGGCCTTCGATCCCCTGCCTCCGGAGCCCGAGCACGGGGAGTGA
- a CDS encoding radical SAM protein, with amino-acid sequence MVQQMASQRRTELVEGLMASFPQVPREAVIKEDLLRGGMAFDESALSGNGDGDVKPKSYFIFSFDHRTLPELGAAALNRPPEEIVLTGGPYDLRRTVVSVRVNPASPYVVRAGEDGALGLYLDGARIADVGLPPMPDYYRHTLSNGKSVMEVAPTIQWGYLVYLTVFRVCQYFGAKEECQYCDINHNWRQHKAAGRPYTGVKPVEEVLEALEIIDRHDTARTSQAYTLTGGAITSHIGGRDEADFYGQYAKAIEERFPGRWIGKVVAQALPKDDVQRFHDYGVRIYHPNFEVWDRRLFELYCPGKERYVGRDEWHRRILDSTEVFGARNVIPNFVAGVEMAEPFGFSSVAEAIDSTAEGLRFFMSHGVVPRFTTWCPEPTTPLGKANPQGAPLEYHIRLLETYRATLEDFGLASPPGYGPPGPGRAVFSVSSFMDSLPAAEPEQEPVAP; translated from the coding sequence ATGGTGCAGCAGATGGCGAGCCAGAGACGAACCGAGCTGGTCGAGGGCCTGATGGCGAGCTTCCCCCAGGTGCCCCGGGAAGCCGTGATCAAGGAGGACCTGCTGCGCGGCGGCATGGCCTTCGACGAGTCCGCGCTCAGCGGCAACGGGGACGGCGACGTCAAGCCGAAGTCGTATTTCATCTTCTCGTTCGACCACCGGACCCTGCCGGAGCTGGGCGCCGCGGCCCTCAACCGGCCGCCCGAGGAGATCGTGCTCACCGGCGGGCCGTACGACCTGCGCCGCACCGTGGTGTCCGTCCGCGTCAACCCCGCGTCGCCGTATGTGGTCCGGGCCGGGGAGGACGGTGCGCTGGGCCTGTATCTGGACGGTGCGCGCATCGCCGATGTGGGGCTGCCCCCGATGCCGGACTACTACCGCCACACCCTGTCGAACGGCAAGTCGGTGATGGAGGTCGCGCCGACCATCCAGTGGGGCTATCTGGTCTATCTGACGGTCTTCCGGGTGTGCCAGTACTTCGGCGCCAAGGAGGAGTGCCAGTACTGCGACATCAACCACAACTGGCGTCAGCACAAGGCGGCGGGCCGCCCGTACACGGGAGTGAAGCCGGTCGAGGAGGTGCTGGAGGCGCTGGAGATCATCGATCGCCATGACACCGCCCGCACCTCCCAGGCGTACACCCTCACCGGCGGCGCGATCACCTCGCATATCGGCGGCCGGGACGAGGCCGACTTCTACGGACAGTACGCCAAGGCCATCGAGGAGCGCTTCCCGGGCCGGTGGATCGGCAAGGTGGTGGCGCAGGCACTGCCCAAGGACGACGTCCAGCGGTTCCACGACTACGGGGTGCGGATCTACCACCCCAACTTCGAGGTGTGGGACCGGCGGCTGTTCGAGCTGTACTGCCCGGGAAAGGAACGCTACGTCGGCCGCGACGAGTGGCACCGCCGGATCCTGGACTCGACCGAGGTGTTCGGCGCGCGGAATGTGATTCCCAACTTCGTCGCGGGCGTGGAGATGGCCGAGCCGTTCGGCTTCTCCTCCGTGGCCGAGGCGATCGACTCCACCGCCGAGGGGCTGCGGTTCTTCATGTCGCACGGTGTCGTGCCCCGGTTCACCACGTGGTGTCCCGAGCCGACGACACCGCTGGGCAAGGCCAATCCGCAGGGCGCCCCGCTGGAGTACCACATCCGGCTGCTGGAGACCTACCGGGCGACGCTCGAGGACTTCGGGCTGGCCTCGCCGCCCGGGTACGGCCCGCCGGGGCCGGGGCGGGCGGTGTTCTCGGTGAGCTCGTTCATGGACAGCCTGCCCGCCGCGGAGCCGGAGCAGGAGCCGGTGGCGCCCTGA